AGTAGCGGGATGACGAATCGTCAAGGTATAGAACTTCTCATAATAATCCGAACAGATCATAGAAAGGCAGAATCAACAGCATGACGAAAAGACTTGAATAGAGGAATGTTTTTCCTGACTCTGTTTTTTATAGCAAACCAATGATGTTCAATTTTGTTAAAATCTGGAGAATACGGTGGCAGATACAAAATTTCTGCACCAATCCCTTTAGCAAGCTTAATGATCTTATCAGACTTATGAAAAGTAGCATTGTCAAGAATGACAGTTTGTCCAGGTTCCAAGGTCGGTATCAAAAATTGCTCAAACCATCCATTAAAAATATCCATATTACAGTGGCCTTCAAAGGTTAATGGAGCAACTATTTTTCTTTCACTTAAAGCTGCAATCATACTGATTCGTTGAGTTTTCTTCCCAGATTTTAGGGCATAAAACCGCTGTCCCTTCTGACAATATCCATAGGGGTAGTCTTCAGTGTTGTCAATGCCAGACTCATCTATATACACTAAGTTTTTAGGTTCTTTTGTTGCTATAATTTTCAAGAATTTAGCACGTTTTTCTTCGCTTCTTTCCTTGTACCCATAGGTCTTTTTTTGCGTGTAAATCCAATTTTTTTCAGGGCTCGGTGGATAGTTTGGATACTAACGTTGCTCCAAAGTTTAGCCATTTCCAATAGAGTCTTTCCTCCGTTTTCTCTGGCAAATTTAGCAAAGGCATCCCAGTCGGTAATTTTGTGATTGTAACCTCCATTTCCAAGTTTTTTTGATTGAAAGTCACCTGTTTCTTTTCTTCTTTGCTGCCACTCCCACAAAGTAGTTCGTCCAATTTTAAATCTTGCTGCCACTGTTTCTCTGCTTTCTCCCTCGTCTAGAGCTTCCATTGCTTTTTTCCTTAAGTCATAACTATATGCTGCTGGCATACCTACCTTCACTACTACAAATCCTTATTTTACCTTATTTGGACTATTATGAAAAGTACTATATCATCCAAGTAGCCGACACTGGCAAGACGGCAGTGCTTCCTTCTCCTGTCATCCCAGTGCCCAGACACTGGGATCCAGAAAACTTAATTGCAAGTAATGCATTGGGTTTGGTGAATATGGGTTTTGCGTTATAAAATGAAGCACTTTTGGTGAATTTGTAAAGAAAGCTGGATCCCAGTGTCTGGGCACTGGGATGACAAAAAAAGAAGCACTGGGATGACACCATTTGTTGTGTTTAACAAAGTTCGTACTTAGCTTCATGTTAGCCATAAATATTTAAGAAATTTACCAAATAAAAAAAAGGCAAAAGAAGCCCTGGTCATTGTCTATTTTCTGTATTGGCGTTTTTTTAAGTCTTAAACACTGCAATTTAGCTGCTTTTAAATGCAACTCACCTTAGTTTAAATGTTTAAGAAATTTACTAAGCAGAAAAAAAGGCAAAAGAAACCCCGTGGTAATTAGTGTTCACTTCCTAATCCTGCAAATTGGCGTACTATACTGTCTTAAACAGCGCGTTTCGGCTTGAAAACCTAGAAATACTGTGAAGACATAAGGTGCACATAGTGCAAAAAATTAAAAATAAGACGCCAACTACGTTGTTTTCTTGCTGTTTAATCTGCACAGATGAAGATAACTGAATACCTTCAGTTTCATGATAAGGGGGCTGGCGGAGTTTGTCAAGTCGTTTCTATTCACAA
The nucleotide sequence above comes from Wolbachia endosymbiont of Oedothorax gibbosus. Encoded proteins:
- a CDS encoding IS630 family transposase (programmed frameshift); translation: MPAAYSYDLRKKAMEALDEGESRETVAARFKIGRTTLWEWQQRRKETGDFQSKKLGNGGYNHKITDWDAFAKFARENGGKTLLEMAKLWSNVSIQTIHRALKKIGFTRKKKTYGYKERSEEKRAKFLKIIATKEPKNLVYIDESGIDNTEDYPYGYCQKGQRFYALKSGKKTQRISMIAALSERKIVAPLTFEGHCNMDIFNGWFEQFLIPTLEPGQTVILDNATFHKSDKIIKLAKGIGAEILYLPPYSPDFNKIEHHWFAIKNRVRKNIPLFKSFRHAVDSAFL